The genome window ATGGGGTGTTTTTCTAGATTTATAAACAAAATGAGGGAGAGTCTTAATTAACATGGGGAAGATCTATTTCGTATTTATTTTGCATTTaatgataatataataaatttattcgTAGCTAGGGTATATTAAATTAGACAATAAATAATAATTGATAAGATACATCGAtggtatgaaaataaaaataaagttaaTAATGATTACTTAGTCTCATACCATATCtgattttttaaattagaaaaaaaaaagatgattatgTATTTGATGTATATACTAGACCACGTTAAGCTACACATGTCGGGCCACATGCATTGGACCGTCGCTCATGTCGGACCACAAGCATAAGGTCGCGAGAATCGATCATGCCGAACTCAAGCGATCATCCCTCCATTCTTTTTTTTTAGACTTAagagttaaataaataaataaaaatagataCTCAGAAAATTTATAAGTCATGCAATCTAGAACTTTGATAAAACAATGATTAGCTTACATCCATAAGAAAATAAGTTGATGTCGATTAATATATTAAACACCCTATTTATAACTTtaaattttgatatcataatatgAATTTCGAAATTATTAAAAGGTGATGATCCACCCTAGTAGACCTCTATTGGAGTCTAATCCCTCCCAAGCCAAAGATAAGATGGAAAGTGAGGTCTTTATTGTGGTTTATACATGAGAAAATCTATTTCTTATTggtttcaaatttaaataataattgaATAAATTTATTCTTTATTAACGTATTCTTAAGTAGAAAATATATAATGATCGATAAGAGACCTCTCATGTATTGGTATGATAAAAATAACAATGATGAGGTGTATGCCATATATAATTTCTTTTCTCAAATTAGggaaaaaagattatatattacataaaatcaaagtataaaaataaaacaaatgaaaaaaaaaagaagcatgaaaATAATTATGGCTTGCTTAGGTATTCATGTCAGGAAGTTCCATGTGGTATTCTCTTCTCTCCCCTAAGCTTGCCGAAGGATCCATGGTGAAGGGATGGAACAAAAACATTTGGCCTTCAGGGTTTGCACCTCTTTCACCGGCCACCTCATCCAGGGAACCGCTGCCAAGATGGAGAGAGTATATCCTCCACTCGATCTGTAGAAAGATAACGTCGAGGTCGGGGTGGAATCCGAGCGGGAAGATGGAATAGATCCTTTCGTTGCCCTCATGCTTACGACGTCGGTGCGATTCTTTGTGCTGTTTGATCAGAGGATGGCTACTGCAAATATGCTTCGGCTTCCATACTCTTTTACCATCCTCCTTCACGAGGACCCAGATGTGTAGCTCGTGGTCATCGCAAAATGCGAAGTGAGCGAGCCCTCGAGATACTCCCATGAGACTTCGGACCCGTCCTTCCCAGCTTTTATTCAGCGCTACACAAATCACATGATCTGTCTCGTCCTCGCTGATGATGCATAGTTGCGGGCAATGATCGACAAAAGCGACATCGTAAATGTCAAACTGTGGTGGTGAGTGCTGGGGTAGATTATCAATGTAGTGGGACTGACCAATGTCGCTGGACAACTTCGTATACCAAAACACTGACCTAACACCCAATTCATTCAAATTGAAATcctcaaagaagaagaagcactTGAAATGAGGGGATGCTCGATGGGAAACCAACTTCGATGAGACAAATTCACGTAGCGGGAGTAGTTTGAATGAGGCATTCATATGGAGGGTCACCCAATCGGTCTCCTCATTCCGGAACGGGTTACAAATAATCATCGACTTGTAGCTCCTCTCTTCTCTGCAACCGAGGAGAAGCAAACCATTGCAGCTATCCAATAGAGTCAAGTTGCGATGGTCAGGTAGATGAGCGGTGAGCATGTTGAGATCGAAGTGGTGGTCTCTATAAGGGTGGATGGGCGCATACCGCCACGGCTGTCCGA of Musa acuminata AAA Group cultivar baxijiao chromosome BXJ1-7, Cavendish_Baxijiao_AAA, whole genome shotgun sequence contains these proteins:
- the LOC103991836 gene encoding uncharacterized protein LOC103991836, whose translation is MHEIEKKKKKKEKKKKQSSMAAMGNSSKTKRRRVSHSKDSKYSLPDELLVQTLSLLPVKSALRFRCVSRKWLALLSDRGPYSVRYLSPTMCGFFYRRQHLGQPWRYAPIHPYRDHHFDLNMLTAHLPDHRNLTLLDSCNGLLLLGCREERSYKSMIICNPFRNEETDWVTLHMNASFKLLPLREFVSSKLVSHRASPHFKCFFFFEDFNLNELGVRSVFWYTKLSSDIGQSHYIDNLPQHSPPQFDIYDVAFVDHCPQLCIISEDETDHVICVALNKSWEGRVRSLMGVSRGLAHFAFCDDHELHIWVLVKEDGKRVWKPKHICSSHPLIKQHKESHRRRKHEGNERIYSIFPLGFHPDLDVIFLQIEWRIYSLHLGSGSLDEVAGERGANPEGQMFLFHPFTMDPSASLGERREYHMELPDMNT